TAACTAAACTTACATCGCAGATCTTTTTCAAAAGATTACGAACACGGCAGCACGCCCAAAATGTCCACCAATCTGCTTCCCTAAAGAGGGTTGAACAAAAATACAAGGTTAATACAACTCAATACAAATCCATACTAATGACGCACAACTTATAAGTACTTACAAGTCACAGCTACTTATCAATTAGCGGTTGCTAACGCATTACAGCAACCAGGCTTAGATTATAGCCGACAACCCGAGTTACGTAGTACAATGTGAATTGGGTTGCTCAATCATTCAGTACTGAGAGATTTTTGTCCTACCACGTAACGGTTATGATAAAGCTTATGTGATGGTGATCTACATACAATTATATTTAACCAActttttcccgcggttccatCCTCTTATACATATTACGGAAGTGACTATATAAAGAAGTACATAGGAGTAGGTATATTGGAAGAATACATtcagtaaataagggagtaggtaTACAAAATAAGTAAGGACAGTATGCAGGGGATGTACATAAGTGAATATAAATAAGGCAGTTACATACTGCACGTTCATCATCTCGGTTGCAGTTTAAAAATGGAGTATATAGGATCCCGCACTCGAGAATATTCACGGTGGCCGAATATCTTTAACTAATGTTGTCGAAATGATACCATGTTACTATTAGTAGGTATCCTACGTACTCAGCATAATGTAATGATACGCCACGAACCATGGTGTACTAAGTCTTCAGTGGAACTGCTGTATAATGAGAATTAAATAACCGGACTAAATCTACTTAAGTATACATTGTAAATTGTTTCAAGGAATAGGTAAGTGaaaatgaatgatgatgatgatgttctcctagccgattatcggctacggcggctgttctcatgtaaggagattagccagctgcgcaggacatattatagtgcacgagcatttgcgcagacacaggtgcactcactattccttaactctcatagcccgatgggacggcaatccgacacgaccggaaagagatcaggcgcaggaccgacatttacgtgctctccgatgcacgggtgtatcaatcaccaccttccaggctccgggctgctatgtgaaagtcttctaaaacccacaaagcgatttcggcccgactcgggaatcgaacccgagacctcgtgctcagcagccgcacttgcgacagctagaccaacgaggcagttaaaatgAGGCAGTCGAAGTGAAAATGAATATCCTTTATCTATGTACTATGTACGTATGTGGCTATGTACTTTCTTCGGTTAACGTCGGTCCTGCATGTGATCTGTCTCCGTTCATGTTGGATTGCCGacccatcgggctatgaaagTGAAGAAAATTGTCGGGTCAAATGCTCGTGCGTGCGCTATacttaatatgtcctgcgcagttggctgatctccttaataTGAGAGCAGACGCTGTAGCTAAAATCGACCTTGGACGTGAGTTATTTATGCACTCAATAAAGCCAGGGATGTGTAAAAGgcacaatacaataaaaactcGAAAATAATTcgataaatttaaaaaatgaactCTTAGTTTTCAGACTAAATTCTACAATCTACACTTATAACAGCCTAATTATATATCGCTAAGCCTTACAATAATAAAgtaagtatagttcggccattcagagaatgcgttcctgacacgtcgcgattgaactgacgacgtaactttgcaatggcgttgcagttacgataaaaatatttttgctggttgtttaccgttttaacaattgaggagcattaaaacaacattattatatcaataatcaatgaatgtagttacgtcgtcagttcaatcgcgacgtgtcaggaacgcattctctgaatggccgaactataataactgTATAAAGTTCTTAATAACTCAATCATTCTCGATTATCGAAGCACTGAAGTATACTTCCGAGCTTTCCAATCAATGAACAgctcgtattttttattttacgataTTTTCATTTGCGTAAACCAATGAGCTGTAACTTATTGTACACTTATTTTTGATTGATTGCCCTTAAGTAACAAATATACTTTGTTTTAGTAAGTTTCGTTAGTGCCTTGTGGTAATGGAAAATTAGtgataataatttgaaataaataatgagaCATTTAAGATGATTCAATGCTTGTATATTGAAAAATCCTCTCAATATAAAGGTATTTCAAGCGAGCAGCGGAGTGCAACTGCCGACAATAGTTTTAGCGAGTCAgtcgtcctcaggcacggtggagtgatgacttgcgcaagacggctggcaggagctggatgcgagcagccgaaaatcgatctcagtggcgtgcacttggagaggcctatgtccagcagtggactgctataggctgatgatgatgatgatgagtcggTAGCTGACTTAAAACACGTACTTTAAGATATATCTTTTGTGttaaattaacttatttaacataattacgtatacatttatttatgcatattttctaagaaaatagTTTAATAATCTGCTAATATTTTGCTCAAGTAGATCGAATAATTTAATTGATCTACATACATAATATCAAAACATAAGTCTGTTAAGTAACTAGTGACATAATCAATATCCGTCCTATTAATTTCTATTTGTTTAAGCAGATCGACCTTGATATGTCaatctttataatttataagtagATTAAATAGGAAAGTAGCTCTTTGTTTATATAGTAAGATGCTTTCAGTCTAATATAATGGATTTTTATATGACGAAAGATTCAAATTGAGGAAGAATTAATAGGTGATTAGCCAGTTACATACAAGAAATACCGCAtattgtcagtatttttttcctaGGTAAAAACTACGTAAATCACATTTAACCACTACAgaacaaaagacatcaacgcacACATTTCATACGTAACCAAACCATCTCAGACCACACATTGCAGTCACTGAGAAACAAATGAaatgcaaattatttaaattgatctAAACTGTTGCAAGATTCAAGGCGCATTGCATCGCTCGGTTCAAGAGCAATGGCCATTCATCATCTCGGTTGCAGTTTATCTTTTAATCTATTAGGTAGTTGATGGTCCGTTGAAAAGGCATTATGAATAGTTATGTATCTAGCTAGATAGTTGTTGATGACTGGTTTTAATTTCGTTTGGAGTTTAGCTCGAGCCGTGTGtggataaaaaagtaataatgaaattattcttattttctaaataataaataaaccattTCTTTTGCTTTGATAAAAACCTTCAATTCTTAGAGGGAATTCTTAAGGAGAAATATATATTGAACCTCTACATTTAAAGCAGTCTCGATATGATTTTATTACTCTTCCCAGTAACTGCTTTAAGCAATTAAGAGCAAAAACTTTACTGAAACGTAAAAACTTTAATTGTAACATTAATGTGTGTTTatataactattaaaataaaaaggaaagttTTACTTATCGTAAACATTTACCACAGTTTTGGGGCATACGGAAACCACACGTTTTATAGTCACGAGTAACCGTAGGTCACAATTACTTTAAGTAATTTGTAATTTAGGGTAAAAGCGGCCTAATCTAAAATGTAATAGATGTCATTATTGAATTGCGAAACAATGCGAGTGTATTGACTGTGTTACGTTATGGAAGTTGCCTGTAACGAAGTGTAATAAGGTTTATGCGCAGGTTGGACAGTCACATGCAGAATTGTTTGAGGATCATTGcatttattataaatgtgagttcggtctactaataaaataataacataacacAAGCACACCACAAAGTTTTCAGTTAAACTGTTGAAGAATTACTAAGAACaaattcttaatttaatttcaggtaGATACTATATTCATCATTTGTGTAGCTCAAatggtttttatattttttctgcaaggtgaaaagaaaacaaatgaagtttATATACAAAGTTCTACACTTAGTACAGAAATTAAgttatcaatcttgtatcaaaaACAACAAACTTAAATAGTTCTATGACGATACATATGCCCATCTCAACAAATTGACAGTGTCAAGTCATTAAGTTTTTGCAGGCCTAGTTTTGTTGGCGACTGTACAATGTACATTAGCTACTGGTAAATGTTAATCGCAAAGAGAGTGTCCCTTCACTTCGTCCTTACATCGGTatttgaaacaattttaatagtatttttttatttaacttcataCGAGAACAAGAATCTAATTAACTGCCTGGACTATATACTAACAACCACTCAAAATTTACACTTCAACATTTCCCACTGGCTGATTTTCCACAGTTTCACTCGCTTCCCGTGGGAACATTtttcatctttattatattagaggTTAGTATAGATTATCACATTCCACAGTATAGCACCAAGTTCATATCTACGCacaattttgattttataaaaaaaaacctcacaCCCACACCATGACAATCCCAATTTAAAACCacacacaaattacaaaaaaaaaataacacaaaggaTGCATTGTTTTCAATGCGTAACATTGCAAAACGCGTTTTGAAACGAAATCTGTATCAAACGCAGTGCTTGCGAAACCGCGAGACGATTAAGCGGTGGTTTGATCAGAGGCTTACGTACACCAATCAGTTAATTGTTACTTGCATTTTAAACAGAAAACGAGTCTTGTTTTACTtcacaaaatgtaataaatggATGGTTTCACAGTTGTATCACAACTTGGGTAGTAGGTATTGTGTGTTCAAACTGTATTTATTGACTCAGCGTCAGACCATATAGTTTCCATACTTTGCTGGAAGCCACTTTTGTATGGGTTTTTGCACAGTGACTtgcatttttattcttctttacTTGTGCGGGTACGGGTACTTATATCGGAACAAAATAtgcttattaaaaaaacactttatcTTGTTGCTGCAAACCTCTTTAAGGATATGTTAAAGGAACCTGAAATCAAGAATGATGCGAGTTATGATTTCTTgaattctaatataataaaattcatgattggcaataataaattgaaataaatacagcctctttattttattacgtgATTCTCTCTTTCAAAATTCGCTTGCAATATTTAGGATTAACTGTGGTAGGCTAAAaatcaataaagaaaaatatgatcCTGCACAAATGCTACGGTGATGATGTGTTAAGTATGcctataatacaaaatacagtCTAGGGACCGTTTTCCTCCGATATACATGACGCTATTCATAGGGAAGGTCATTGACCTACAGAGACGCAATAACGGCCTACctaatataataagtaattacTATCAAGATTACAGCTATTTTATTGCAACTATTTCTtatctattaattttatattatatccgTTCAAACCATTGTCAATACAGCGGTCTAgttaaattagaaaataaaactattacattaacgatattataattaaaatattctagtTCAATAGATGTGAAAGTCTGTTTTCGAACAACTGATTAGCTATAGGTGACTTCAGTCTACACACGTTTTCAGACGAATGATTTGCGGAGTCATAATTTCttattaaaaaacctaataagaTATTTTACTCTTTCTTGTACATAAGAAACACAAAATCTATGTCAATGCGGACTTCAATTATACAATGAAAAGTTAATCGCTTTATTTTATGATGCGATTGCAAAACCCGCTTTCATATCTTTGCattaatttttaagttcttAAGAATATCACGCAAAAGATGCAGATTATACATAAAATTGATCGTCCTTGCTCCGGATATGTTTCTGCGTTTTTGTAATGTTCCAACGTAATTATGTACCGTACTTATCTGCtttttaggtttttattttaagtgataATTTCAGAAAGTGAAGGTTGAATAGGATGCTGTATGAAAATGCGAGTTCTGgtaaagttttaaaagtaaacgACATGACAGTAAAATATCTTCAACAGTttcgattttaattaattttaaatattagtttctaTTTACAAAACCCACAGTCGAAGATCTATGAAAAGATGAAATAAACATACCTAgtgaataaataatagtaactaTCCTAATAGGAACACTACACGTGCATCCAATTCATGAAGCACTAATTGCAGCCCCATATTTATCAAGTTATAAAGTAAGGAAGAATATACTACGtgatatatatttattcataaaaaccATTACCCATTGCATATCAATCATCACTTAGATAATTGattgatacataatatgatGTGAAAAGAGACTTacataaaatatgcaaattcgATCAACATATCGCTGCTTGTCTTATAACCGAACAATTACGAGTGCATGGAGATGTTACGTTGTTATTACCTATGGCAATATGTTAATGTGGTCGCCATCGAATGTCTTTTTCTATAAATCTCCCAACGAATTTCTATCTATTGTTCTAATTGAGACGCCGATAGACTGACAATGCGGCGCAGCACACGTAACTGCAGCCCGAACACTCGCACCCGCCGGCCGCTAAGTGAAAACGAGTATAAATACGATGCAAATTACAAATGCTGGCATTACCCACCACCCTCTCGTGGAGTAAGGTGTTCCACAGTAATCCACCGCCGAAATGTACTACCACGTGCGTAACTGTGTATCTGTGTTATCCAGTGCTATTGCTGAAATCGTCCACCCAGTGCGCCAATCGTTGTCTAATACGTGATCGTGCTAATTGGACTGTGCTGAAATTGTTAATTAGCCCATTACACCAAATTAATACTAAAACAAGGAACATTTAACTCATTGATTGAACGCACTGATTAATGAACGAATTCAGTGAAGCATCTATAAGAGTAATTCTTCCTGCTACACGTCGTTGTGCTCCATAGGAAGTCTTTCACGTTACATAAACCAGATTGGCTCCGTTCCTCGAGTTAGTGCCCGCAGCGAAACTTGTTAACAGATCGCCAGCTGGTGGTTTATCGACGATTCTTCCTTTATTAATTGGCAAACCGGCATCCGCTATTGATGCAAGATAATACCCGTTGTTATGTGAACCTAGACACTTTCAAAGCTCCGATAACTACAAAATCCCACATAATTTCTCTCTAATCATTACttgtaacataaaaaaaaactcattgctaactttttgtttgttgaacagATTTTCCTGGGATTCTTGGCCGTGGTGGCCGCCTACCCTGGTATCATCCACGAGGAGGCCCCCCAACTGGAAGCCAAATACGACCACGCGCTAATCGGCGAAACGGGACACCATCATCAAGTAGAGCATGAACATGCCAAGTCACACCAGTCTATCAAATTCGAACACTTCCACCCGGTCCCCGTGTACGTGAAGAAAGAGCACAGCCACCTGCTCCATCACCCGCTCGAGAAAGGCAAGTCTGAGCAGAACCTCAAGCTGATCCACCCCGAGACAGAGCACACACACGGCGGTGGTCTGGTCCTCGAAGACGACAGGCATAACACCGACCACGCCGCTGCTCTTGAGCACGGAGGCTTCGAGCACGGTGGCTTCGAACAGGGAGGC
The window above is part of the Helicoverpa zea isolate HzStark_Cry1AcR chromosome 14, ilHelZeax1.1, whole genome shotgun sequence genome. Proteins encoded here:
- the LOC124636390 gene encoding cation channel sperm-associated protein 1, with amino-acid sequence MYYHIFLGFLAVVAAYPGIIHEEAPQLEAKYDHALIGETGHHHQVEHEHAKSHQSIKFEHFHPVPVYVKKEHSHLLHHPLEKGKSEQNLKLIHPETEHTHGGGLVLEDDRHNTDHAAALEHGGFEHGGFEQGGYEHLSGGYEGGHGALEGGHGGFEAYSGGEGLKAELEAEAEGHYYAEAGHALADSGEGYKYDSY